The region ATTGATTTAAATCATTTTCAAGCTGAGCACTTTTTAACAAAACTTGACCGCATTAGCATGGCTCATAGCATAGAGTCTCGTACACCATTTTTAGACCATAAACTAGCATCTGCCGTTTTTAGTATAAGCCCTAAATTACGCTACGAAGATGGAGTTACGAAATCTCTTTTAAAACAAATAATGAAACCGCATCTAAATGAAAAAATCTTAAAACGAAAGAAAAAAGGTTTCTCAAATCCTTATATGGAGTATCTAGTAGATGCACAAAAGTTACAACTCATAAAAGAGGTAAATAAGCAAACTCAAATGTTCAAAAACAAAGAGTTAGATGAGCTAATAAGTAGTGCATCTACGGGTGGATTTAAACAGCATATTTGGGGTTTATATGTCCTTAGTGTTTGGATTAAGAAGTGGATATTATAATTAAGATATAATTCTTTTTACATTTTTAGGATTTAAAATGAAATCAAATTATACTATCATTATAGTTGTAACTATTTTGCTATTTGCCTTATCTATTGCTATTGCCATAACAAACTATGAAATCTCTTTAAAAACAGCCAACATAAAACTAAAGACTCAATCTCTTCCACTCTCAACTGACAATATTTACACTGAGATTCAACAACATATCATAAAACCATATCTTATTAGCTCCATGATGGCCAATGATACTTTTGTAAAAGATTGGCTCAATAGCGAGGAAAAAGATAGAGAAAAAATCGTAAAATATTTAAACAATATCAAAAATGAGTACGAAATACTAACAGCATTTTTAGTTTCACAAAAAACAAAAAACTACTATACACAAAATGGCTTTTTAGAAAAAATAGATAAAGCAAAAAAATCAAACCAATGGTATTTTAAATTTGAAAAAAAATCTCAAGACCATGAGATAAATCCTGACTACAACGATAACATTGCAAACTCTCTTATTATGTTTATAAACTTTAAAATATACGATAATGCTCACAATTTTCTAGGAGTAACAGGCTTAGCTATAGAAATCTCATATGTAGATGAGATGCTTCGTATGTTTAAGAAAAACTACCATCTTGATGTTTTTTTCTTAAATAAAGATGGAGATATTTTACTCACAAAACAAGGTAGCACTAATCCTAAACATATTGATGAGATGCTAGAGTTAAAAAAATATAAAAACAGCATTATTTCAAATACTACAAATATCTTTGAGTATAAAGAAAAGGGAGAGGATTATTTTGTAAAAACTAAATATATTAAAGAATTAGACAGCTACCTTGTTGTCAAAGCAAACTTAAAAGATTTTACAACAGAATCTACAAAAGTGTTTTATTTTAATCTTGTTATATCTTTACTATTTAGCCTTATATTTGCATTTATTATTATGCTTATTTTAAGAAATTATCATAAAAAACTAGAACGACTTGCAGAGTTTGACACACTAACTCAACTACCAAATAGATTAAATTTCACTAAACAATTCAATCATTTTTTAGCCTTACACAAAAGAGATAAAAGACCAATATCTCTAGCCTTTATGGATATAGATAATTTTAAATCCATTAACGACAAACTTGGGCATAATGTAGGAGATGAAGTTTTAGTCCAGTGTGGAAAAATTTTGCAAAACAACATCAGAAAAACTGACCTGCTTGCAAGATGGGGAGGAGAAGAGTTTATAGTTGCTTTTATAGATACAGATATAAATAATGCTCACACTATAACTCAAAAAATACGAAAATCCATCGAAGAAAACGAAACTTTAAAAAAGATAGTTAGTGGGGGAGTTAGTGCTAGTTTTGGGTTGAGTGTATCTAGTGAATTTGACACCATTGAGTCTATTGTATCAAGAGCTGATAAAGCTATGTATGAAGCAAAACAAAATGGTAAAAATAGAGTTGTTTTAACGCGCTATGAATCTAGTGAACAATTTTTCTAGCACTTAAAAAAAGGTAATCTTTTCCTGTTATAACAACTCTATATTTTTTTTGTTGAAGATATTTTTTACAAAAATGTATATCTTTTAAAACTAGACTCATCTCACAAAATGCATAATTTGGTGCTTTTGCTCCATAAATCATCTCGCCATCAATCCATCTACAGTTTGGAAAACCAAGTATTATAGCTCCATCTTTTGCTAAATACTTTTGATACAAAGACATAAAAGTAGTGTTAAAATTTACTCCTGAACTTTGAAGTGTCCCTATGGAGATTATCAAGTCAAACTCTCCTAGATTTAGCTCATCTAGTTCATTTATATCATGACATTTAAACTCAACATTAGAAAAAGAAAAATCTTTTTTTGCATAATCTATAGCAGATGCACAATAATCTATACCTACTAATTTCTTAGCTTTAAACTCATCTTCACTTAAGAGTTCTTGTATAACTCTAAACTCATCACCTCTGTTTACACCAAGATTTAAAACTCTTTTTTTCTCTTTTATATTTATAAATTTTAGAGCTTCTCTATAGTGGTACAAAAAACTAAATTGAGATGTTTTATCTATAGTAAAAAATTCGCTTTGCACTCCATACTTTTCACTACTCTTTGCATCTTTATGAAAAGAACTCTTCTTATTAAGTTTTTCAAATCTAAGAGTTACAAGTTCTTTGGAGTTTTGCAATGGTGTTAGCATCTTCATAAAAAAAATCTGTGCCAAATCCACAAAAGCTTTATAGCCTATCTTATCTACATCACTTTGCAAAACTTCAAGCTCTAAAATATCTCCCCCTTGAGCTTCATAATCCTCAAATAACTTTAGTATATCTTTTGAACTTTTTTCTTGAGCTTTTAACTTCATTTTCTTTTTTTCAAATAGACTACACTAAGTGGTTCTAGCGTTATTTCTAACATATGTTTTCGTCCATGGTGAGCTATTTTTTTAGATGCTATCTCTTCATTATTTGATGTTTTGCAACCCTCAAATTCAGATGATTGAGAGTTGAAAATCTCTTCATAAATTCCTTTTTTTGAAATTCCTATAGGATAACCAACATGAGTTTTATCTGAAAAATTACAAACTATAACTATAGGCGTATCTTTTTTATCACCCTTTCGTATAAAAGCGATAACATTTGCCTGATAGTCATTTTCATGAATCCACTCAAAACCCTCTACTTCATTGTCATTTTTATGTAGAGATGGTTCTTGTTTGTAGAGTTCATTTACTCTTTTGACAAGTGTTTGAACACCTCTGTTTTGTGGATTATCAAGCAGATGCCAATCAAGACTTTGTTTATAATTCCACTCTGCAAACTGAGCAAATTCACCTCCCATAAAAAGAAGTTTTTTCCCAGGATGAGCTATCATAAAAGCAAATAAAGCACGAAGATTTGCAAACTTTTTACTATTGTCTCCTGGCATTTTGTTTATAAGTGAGCCTTTCATATGTACAACTTCATCATGACTAAGCGGTAAAATATAATTTTCATTGTACATATAAACAAAACTAAAAGTAAGTTGTCCATGGCTATGTTGTCTATAAATAGGGTCATTTTTGAAGTATTTTAGAGTGTCATGCATCCAACCCATATTCCATTTAAAACCAAACCCAAGACCACCTTTATCCACCGCTCTTGTTATCATAGGAAAGGCTGTAGATTCTTCTGCAAAAGTCATAATATCGCTAAACTCACCATATAAAGATGTGTTTAACTCTCTAAGAAATTTTATGGCACTAAGATTTTCATTTCCTCCATGCTCATTTGGTAACCACTCTCCATCTTCTCTTGCAAAATCAAGAAATAGCATCGAAGAGACTGCATCTACACGAATGCCATCTATATGGTATTTATCAAGCCAAAACATTGCTGAACTTATCAAAAATGCACGTACTTCATTGCGTTCATAGTTAAATATAGCACTTCCCCATTCTGGATGGTATCCAAGACGAGGATCTTTATGCTCATAAAGACAAGTGCCATCAAAGTTCATAAGTCCATGTCCATCTGTAACAAAATGAGAAGGAACCCAATCAAGAATAACACCGATGCCTTTGTTATGCATAATATCAACAAAACTCATCAACTCTTGAGGCGTACCAAAACGTGAAGTTGGTGCGAAATAACCACTAACTTGATAACCCCAAGAACCCTCAAAAGGAAACTCTGTCACAGGCATAAGTTCAACATGAGTGAAGTTCATCTCACTCAAATACTCTGCTAATTCTACTGCCGCTTCTTTGTAGCTTAAAAAACGGTTTGACTCCTCTACTTTGCGTCTCCATGAACCAAGATGCACTTCATAAATAGAAACAGGCGCTCTATGTGAATTTTTCTTATGTCTTGATTTCATCCATTTTTTATCACTCCAAGAAAAACCTTCAATATCCCAGATGCGAGATGCTGAACTCGGTGCAACTTCGGCAAAAAAGGCAAAAGGGTCTGCCTTATCAGGATTTGCGTTTTGAGCATCTGTGGAGATATGATACTTATATGTTGAGCCAGAATCTACATTTTCAACAAACACTTCCCAAATTCCTGATTCATCATCACGAAGCTTTAGAGGATGCGAATGAATGTCATAGCTATTAAAATCTCCTCTTAGAGTTACGCCCTTTGCATTTGGCGCCCAGAGTGCAAAATAAGTGCCGTATTTACCATCTCTATACATAAGATGAGAACCGAATTTTTCATAAAGTTTAACATGAGTTCCCTCTTTAAAGAGGTAGATATCAAGCTCACTAAACAGACTTATATCATAGTAGATTGGATATGTCATTATTGTAACCTCATTACGCATCGCTTAGCAATTGCAAAACGATAAACATCTTCATAAGATGCAGCAGCATCTAACCAATTGAAGTGCATCTCCATCGCATATTTTTGTATCTTTTTAAAAGTTTCTGGTTCATTATAGTAAATTCTAATAGCCCACATAATAGTGTGATATAGAGCCTCTTGGGTTGGCATATAAAACTTAAATCCATTACCGCTTTTATGTGTTTCATCAAAGTTTTGAATCGTATCATCAAGTCCACCCGTAGCACGAACTATAGGAATAGTTCCATAACGTAAACTATATATTTGATTTAATCCACAAGGCTCGAAAATAGAAGGCATTAAAAACATATCGCATCCAGCTTCTATTTGATGAGCCAATTTATCTGAATATCCAACATGAATACCAAATTTGCCTTTATGATTAGAACTAGCTTCGCTAAAATAGTGTTCTGCCCATTTCTCTCCTGTTCCAAGCATAACTATTTGAATATCTTGTTCTAACAAACCATTAAGTATTCCAGCTATTAAATCTATACCTTTTTGTTGTGCAAAGCGACCAACGAAACCAAAAAGAGCTACATCATCTCTTTTTTCAAGTGAAAAATGCTCTTGAAGTGCTCGCTTGCATTTAAGTTTGCCCTTCATATTGCCAACATCAAATGTTTTAACTATTTTTTTATCTATTGCAGGATTCCACTCATCATAATCTACACCATTTAAAATGCCAAATAATTTTGAAGAGTGTGCTTGGATATGATCTTGCAAACCAAAACCAAACTCTGGCAACTGTATCTCTTTTGCATAACGCTTAGAAACGGTAGTAATAGCATCTGCATAAGCGATACCACCTTTGAGAAGATTTACTCTATCTAAACTCTCCAATGCTCTTGGATTAAAATACTCCCAGCCACACGCTATAACATCTACAACACCCTTGAAAAAACTGCCTTGATGCTCTAAATTGTGAATAGTAAGAATTGTAGGAATATCTCCAAAATCATCTTTAAACTGAGTCTTTGTAAGAATAGGAAGTATTGCTGTATGCCAGTCGTTTGCGTGAATGACATCAGGCATAAAGTTCAACATTTTACAAAGTACAAGTGCCGCTTTTGATAAAAAAATAAAACGGTTATCATTATCTTCATAAGGTTTATTGTCGCTTTGATAAAGCTCTTTGCGTCCAAAAAACTCCTCATAATCAATAAAATAAACACTAACCTCACTTTGAGGAAGAGTTGTAGTATAAACACCAGCAAACAATTCTCCCATAATTCCCATATTTACACCCAAAGGAGCTTCAAGCTTAGTAAGTTGATTTTTATCTATCTCATAATATCTAGGCATCACTACAACAACATTGTGTCCCAAACTTTTTAAAGCCTTAGGAAGTGCCCCTGAAACATCAGCCAATCCACCAGTTTTAGCAAAAGGGACAACCTCAGATGCAACAAATAAAACATTTAAATCTTTTTTAATCATCAAAACTCCTTAATAATAATGCACCCATCAAAGGGGCATCTTCTATGCTACTCAAATAGATGCTTACATCTTTTAAAGCTTGTACTAGAGCATATCTATCTATATTTTTTATTATAATATCTTTAAGGTAAGGATTTGATTTTATTACACCCCCACCAAGAACTAAAACTTTTGGATTATAAAGCGTTATAGCTGTTCCAACTCCATAAAGTAAAGCCTCTTCAAACATCTCTACAAGACTATTGTTTTTAGTATTTTTTAAATTTTGCAGTGAAACTTCACCGCCAATATCATTAAAATTCATCCATTTTTGTATCCCTAAACCAGATGCAAACAATTCTAGACAATTTTTACGTCCACATCCACAACTAAAAGGTGCTTCTTTATATGGAATATGTCCGATTTCTGCAGCCATATTATGCTCACCTCTTAAAACTCTTCCTGATGAAATCACACCCAAACCAAGACCAGTTCCAACATATAAAGCACAAATATTTTCACTTTTATATATTTGAGATTCCGCTATTACCGCACAAGTGAGATCATTTTCTATCTTTAGAGAGACTTTGTATCGTGACTCAATCACATCTTTTATATTATGCTCATCAATGCTTATGTTTGGAGAAGAGATAATAGATCCATTTTCAACCTGTCCTGCATAAGAGACACCTATGTTGCGTATGTTTTTATACTCTTGGAGAATTTTTTCTATCCAAGAACAAAGCCCTATTTCACTACTTTTTGCCACAAGAGATGCTAGTAAAGAGTTTTTGTCATATATTTTAGCTCTAAGGTGTGTTCCACCTGCATCTATAGCTAGATTCATATCAACAAATCCTTATAAACTTTCATATAAGAGAGTGCGCTTTTTTCAAATGAAAAATCACACTTCATATTTAAGTCAATAATTTTTTTCATTTTTTTTCTATCTTTATTTAGTTTCAAAGCTCTCAAAATAGCCTTGAGAAATGCATCTTTAGAGTGTTGATGAAAAACAATTCCCTCTCCGCACTTCATTTTATTTTCGCTTACACTATCAAAAAGCCCACCAACTGCATGAACAATAGCAATAGTTCCATAACGCATAGCAATCATCTGATTTAATCCGCAAGGTTCAAACAAAGATGGCATAACTAAAAAATCAGCCCCTGCATAAAGACGATGTGAAAAATCTTCATCATATCCAAATATAAAACGAAAGTTATCATGTTTTTTAGCAATTATTTCAAGTTTATGCTTATAGCTACTAACTCCATCTCCTACAACAACAAAGTTCAAATCATTTTTTAGTAGATCTTCAAGACTCTCAAGCAGAAGTTCAAATCCTTTTTGTTCAACCAGCCTTGCTATCATTATAAAAAGTGGTTTTTGTGATGGTTCAAAAGCAAGTTCTTTTAGAAGTGCTTTTTTATTTATCTCTTTTGCTTTTATGTTTTGCAAACTAAACTTAGATGCAATAGCACTATCTGTAGCTGGATTAAACAGCTCATAATCTATGCCATTTAAAATGCCTCTAACTTTTTTGCTATGCTTTTTTAAAAAAGTATTTAATCCGCATCCAAATCTTTGGCTCATAATATCTTTTGCATATTGTGGACTAACTGTTGTGATGGCATCGCTATAAGCTATGCCAGCTTTTATAAAACTAAGTTGATTGTAAAACTCAACTCCATCCATATTGAAGTACTTTTTATCTATGCCTAAATCTTCTATTATCTCTTTTTGAAAAAGACCTTGATAAGCGAGGTTATGGATAGTAAAAAGAGTTTTTATATTTAAATTTTTCTCTTTTATCCAGAGTGCACTCATTGCGCTGTGCCAATCATTTAGATGCAAAATATCTACATTTAAATGTTTTGCAAGTTCAACTATTGCCGCACAAAAAATTCCAAAATTTATGTTGTTATTTGCATATGCTCCACTTTTATCACTATAAAAATCTTTTGAATTACTTATAAGTTCAGAATGAATAAAGTAGGTTTTAATTCCTCTATTATCGGCTGTGTAAAGGTCTATCTTGTGAGTCTTAGAACCTAGTTTTACATCAAAAAATATTTTACTTTTTTTAAGTGCATCTATGTTCAAAAATCCATAAAGAGGCATAACACTTACAATATCTAGATGCTTTTTTAAAGCCTTTGGAAGAGCATAAGCTACATCAGCTAAACCGCCACTCTTCGCATAAGGAAAAATTTCACTTGCAGCAAAAAGTATTTTCACTAAAAATCATTTGAGTTTAATAATTTTGCGCACTCTTCGGGAGCTACAGGATTTATCATCATATTGGTAGAGAGTTCAAAACCACCAAGATTATAAATACGTGGAACTATACGCAAAGTAAAACGATAATTTTCATCTAAAGAGTCCATATAAGGTTCATTTTCAAAGTTTACATTTAATGGTGCTTGAGCAAAATAAAGATTATAATCAAACTCACCAAGTTGATATGTTAGTTTCTTAAAAACATCTTTTATAATCCTTGCAAAATCACTAATATCATCTCTTGAACACTTCTCTAAACACGTAAAATTAAGCTTTGGTACTATCATAACTTCAAAAGCAAAACCACTTGCATAAGGGCAAAATGCAACAAAATTTCCCACTTGTGAGACTATGCGTTTATTAGCAAATATTTCATTTTGCAAAATATCTTCGACTATACCACGACCATGTCTGCGATAATAGTTCATATTTCTACTTAAAAACACCACTTCATCTCTAGGCATAACAGGAAGTGCTAAAATCTGCGTATGTGGATGCTCTTGTGTAGCCCCTGACATTCCCCCAGAATTTTTAAAGATGCTAAGATGTATAAAGCGTTTATCTTTTCTTAAATCTTCCATACGAATCATCATACTTCTAAGCCAAAACTCAATCCCTGTAGCTCCTAGTTCTTCCATGGTGCAATCATGGCAAGGAGAGTCTATTAAAACTTCATGAGCGCCTACACCTGGAATATACTCAAACATACCTTCTCTACAAGATTTATCTTCTAGTTCAATCTGTACAGCCTTGTAAAGATTTGGAATAACGCGAGTTTTCCATCCAGAAGTATTTGGAGTGTTATTACGAATAGCGTAAATTTCTGGCGGAGTAAGGTCTTCATTTGTTTCACAAAAAGGACATCGATAATTATTAGAGTGTTCAAGT is a window of uncultured Sulfurimonas sp. DNA encoding:
- the glgA gene encoding glycogen synthase GlgA, producing MIKKDLNVLFVASEVVPFAKTGGLADVSGALPKALKSLGHNVVVVMPRYYEIDKNQLTKLEAPLGVNMGIMGELFAGVYTTTLPQSEVSVYFIDYEEFFGRKELYQSDNKPYEDNDNRFIFLSKAALVLCKMLNFMPDVIHANDWHTAILPILTKTQFKDDFGDIPTILTIHNLEHQGSFFKGVVDVIACGWEYFNPRALESLDRVNLLKGGIAYADAITTVSKRYAKEIQLPEFGFGLQDHIQAHSSKLFGILNGVDYDEWNPAIDKKIVKTFDVGNMKGKLKCKRALQEHFSLEKRDDVALFGFVGRFAQQKGIDLIAGILNGLLEQDIQIVMLGTGEKWAEHYFSEASSNHKGKFGIHVGYSDKLAHQIEAGCDMFLMPSIFEPCGLNQIYSLRYGTIPIVRATGGLDDTIQNFDETHKSGNGFKFYMPTQEALYHTIMWAIRIYYNEPETFKKIQKYAMEMHFNWLDAAASYEDVYRFAIAKRCVMRLQ
- the glgB gene encoding 1,4-alpha-glucan branching protein GlgB, with product MTYPIYYDISLFSELDIYLFKEGTHVKLYEKFGSHLMYRDGKYGTYFALWAPNAKGVTLRGDFNSYDIHSHPLKLRDDESGIWEVFVENVDSGSTYKYHISTDAQNANPDKADPFAFFAEVAPSSASRIWDIEGFSWSDKKWMKSRHKKNSHRAPVSIYEVHLGSWRRKVEESNRFLSYKEAAVELAEYLSEMNFTHVELMPVTEFPFEGSWGYQVSGYFAPTSRFGTPQELMSFVDIMHNKGIGVILDWVPSHFVTDGHGLMNFDGTCLYEHKDPRLGYHPEWGSAIFNYERNEVRAFLISSAMFWLDKYHIDGIRVDAVSSMLFLDFAREDGEWLPNEHGGNENLSAIKFLRELNTSLYGEFSDIMTFAEESTAFPMITRAVDKGGLGFGFKWNMGWMHDTLKYFKNDPIYRQHSHGQLTFSFVYMYNENYILPLSHDEVVHMKGSLINKMPGDNSKKFANLRALFAFMIAHPGKKLLFMGGEFAQFAEWNYKQSLDWHLLDNPQNRGVQTLVKRVNELYKQEPSLHKNDNEVEGFEWIHENDYQANVIAFIRKGDKKDTPIVIVCNFSDKTHVGYPIGISKKGIYEEIFNSQSSEFEGCKTSNNEEIASKKIAHHGRKHMLEITLEPLSVVYLKKRK
- a CDS encoding galactose-1-phosphate uridylyltransferase → MSEIRLDRIHNQYILIAPERLNRLDFTKIKRLEHSNNYRCPFCETNEDLTPPEIYAIRNNTPNTSGWKTRVIPNLYKAVQIELEDKSCREGMFEYIPGVGAHEVLIDSPCHDCTMEELGATGIEFWLRSMMIRMEDLRKDKRFIHLSIFKNSGGMSGATQEHPHTQILALPVMPRDEVVFLSRNMNYYRRHGRGIVEDILQNEIFANKRIVSQVGNFVAFCPYASGFAFEVMIVPKLNFTCLEKCSRDDISDFARIIKDVFKKLTYQLGEFDYNLYFAQAPLNVNFENEPYMDSLDENYRFTLRIVPRIYNLGGFELSTNMMINPVAPEECAKLLNSNDF
- a CDS encoding methyltransferase domain-containing protein, with amino-acid sequence MKLKAQEKSSKDILKLFEDYEAQGGDILELEVLQSDVDKIGYKAFVDLAQIFFMKMLTPLQNSKELVTLRFEKLNKKSSFHKDAKSSEKYGVQSEFFTIDKTSQFSFLYHYREALKFINIKEKKRVLNLGVNRGDEFRVIQELLSEDEFKAKKLVGIDYCASAIDYAKKDFSFSNVEFKCHDINELDELNLGEFDLIISIGTLQSSGVNFNTTFMSLYQKYLAKDGAIILGFPNCRWIDGEMIYGAKAPNYAFCEMSLVLKDIHFCKKYLQQKKYRVVITGKDYLFLSARKIVH
- a CDS encoding glycogen/starch synthase, with the translated sequence MKILFAASEIFPYAKSGGLADVAYALPKALKKHLDIVSVMPLYGFLNIDALKKSKIFFDVKLGSKTHKIDLYTADNRGIKTYFIHSELISNSKDFYSDKSGAYANNNINFGIFCAAIVELAKHLNVDILHLNDWHSAMSALWIKEKNLNIKTLFTIHNLAYQGLFQKEIIEDLGIDKKYFNMDGVEFYNQLSFIKAGIAYSDAITTVSPQYAKDIMSQRFGCGLNTFLKKHSKKVRGILNGIDYELFNPATDSAIASKFSLQNIKAKEINKKALLKELAFEPSQKPLFIMIARLVEQKGFELLLESLEDLLKNDLNFVVVGDGVSSYKHKLEIIAKKHDNFRFIFGYDEDFSHRLYAGADFLVMPSLFEPCGLNQMIAMRYGTIAIVHAVGGLFDSVSENKMKCGEGIVFHQHSKDAFLKAILRALKLNKDRKKMKKIIDLNMKCDFSFEKSALSYMKVYKDLLI
- a CDS encoding sensor domain-containing diguanylate cyclase — its product is MKSNYTIIIVVTILLFALSIAIAITNYEISLKTANIKLKTQSLPLSTDNIYTEIQQHIIKPYLISSMMANDTFVKDWLNSEEKDREKIVKYLNNIKNEYEILTAFLVSQKTKNYYTQNGFLEKIDKAKKSNQWYFKFEKKSQDHEINPDYNDNIANSLIMFINFKIYDNAHNFLGVTGLAIEISYVDEMLRMFKKNYHLDVFFLNKDGDILLTKQGSTNPKHIDEMLELKKYKNSIISNTTNIFEYKEKGEDYFVKTKYIKELDSYLVVKANLKDFTTESTKVFYFNLVISLLFSLIFAFIIMLILRNYHKKLERLAEFDTLTQLPNRLNFTKQFNHFLALHKRDKRPISLAFMDIDNFKSINDKLGHNVGDEVLVQCGKILQNNIRKTDLLARWGGEEFIVAFIDTDINNAHTITQKIRKSIEENETLKKIVSGGVSASFGLSVSSEFDTIESIVSRADKAMYEAKQNGKNRVVLTRYESSEQFF
- a CDS encoding ROK family protein, whose protein sequence is MNLAIDAGGTHLRAKIYDKNSLLASLVAKSSEIGLCSWIEKILQEYKNIRNIGVSYAGQVENGSIISSPNISIDEHNIKDVIESRYKVSLKIENDLTCAVIAESQIYKSENICALYVGTGLGLGVISSGRVLRGEHNMAAEIGHIPYKEAPFSCGCGRKNCLELFASGLGIQKWMNFNDIGGEVSLQNLKNTKNNSLVEMFEEALLYGVGTAITLYNPKVLVLGGGVIKSNPYLKDIIIKNIDRYALVQALKDVSIYLSSIEDAPLMGALLLRSFDD